The following are encoded together in the Panthera leo isolate Ple1 chromosome B4, P.leo_Ple1_pat1.1, whole genome shotgun sequence genome:
- the ITFG2 gene encoding KICSTOR complex protein ITFG2 isoform X8 yields MLTCVGVGDVCNKGKPSLLCLCLSQNLVVAVSAEGWFHLCDLTPTKALDASGHHETLMGEEQHPVFKQHIPANTKVMLISDIDGDGCCELVVGYTDRVVRAFRWEDLGEGTEHPTGQLVSLKKWTLEGQVDSLSVTPGPLGVPELMVSQPGCAYAILLCTWNKDARPPPTSEGAPEGSREAPAARDVMLHQTSGRIHNKNVSTHLIGNIKRGEGHNSEMGGSGLFALCTLDGTLKLMEEADKLLWSVQVDHQLFALEKLDVTGNGHEEVVACAWDGQTYIIDHNRTVVRFQVDENIRAFCAGLYACKEGRNSPCLVYVTFNQKIYVYWEVQLERMESTNLLKLLEAEPEFQSLLQELGVDPDDLPAVRALLHQTLYHPDQPPQCAPASLHDPT; encoded by the exons ATG CTGACTTGTGTTGGGGTTGGAGATGTTTGTAATAAAGGAAAG CCATCCCTCCtatgcctctgcctctcccagaacCTGGTGGTGGCGGTGAGTGCTGAGGGATGGTTTCACCTGTGTGACCTGACGCCTACCAAGGCCCTGGATGCTTCTGGGCACCACGAGACCCTAATGGGAGAGGAGCAGCATCCAGTCTTCAAGCagcacatccctgccaacaccaAGGTCATGCTGATCAGCGACATCG ATGGAGATGGGTGTTGTGAGCTGGTGGTCGGTTACACGGACCGTGTGGTACGGGCTTTCCGCTGGGAAGATCTGGGTGAAGGCACTGAACATCCAACAGGGCAGCTGGTGTCACTCAAGAAGTGGACACTGGAGGGTCAG GTGGACAGTCTTTCAGTGACTCCAGGGCCCTTGGGTGTTCCTGAACTGATGGTGTCTCAGCCGGGCTGTGCTTACGCCATTCTCCTGTGTACCTGGAACAAGGACGCCaggccccctcccacctctgagGGGGCCCCGGAGGGCAGCAG ggAGGCCCCGGCTGCCCGAGATGTCATGTTGCACCAGACTTCCGGCCGCATCCACAACAAGAATGTCTCCACCCACCTCATTGGCAACATCAAACGAGGtgaag GCCACAACTCTGAGATGGGTGGCTCCGGCCTCTTTGCCCTCTGCACCCTGGATG GGACGCTGAAGCTCATGGAGGAAGCGGACAAGCTGCTGTGGTCGGTGCAGGTGGATCACCAGCTTTTTGCCCTAGAGAAACTGGATGTCACG GGCAATGGGCATGAGGAGGTGGTTGCCTGTGCCTGGGATGGACAGACGTATATCATTGATCACAACCGCACCGTCGTCCGCTTCCAAGTGGACGAGAATATCCGAGCCTTCTGTGCAG GCCTGTATGCCTGCAAGGAGGGCCGCAACAGCCCCTGCCTCGTGTACGTCACGTTCAACCAGAAGATCTACGTGTACTGGGAGGTGCAGCTTGAGCGGATGGAGTCGACCAATCTGCTGAAGCTACTGGAGGCTGAGCCAGAGTTCCAGAGCCTGCTGCAGGAGCTGGGCGTGG ATCCTGATGACCTCCCAGCTGTCCGCGCCCTGCTTCACCAAACCCTCTACCATCCAGACCAGCCCCCACAGTGTGCTCCTGCAAGCCTTCACGATCCCACCTAG